The genomic interval CTTGGATACTGCTCGGCTGCCTTCTTGAACTCCTTGACCGCCTCCTCCATCCAGTCATCGCCTTTGCGACGCATGGTGATGATGCGCCCCTTAATGACGCGCGCCTCAAGGGAGTTCTTGTTCTTGGCGAGAGCTTGGTCAACCAGCTCCATCGCCTTTTGGAAGTCCTGTTTGGTGGCGTGGACCAAGGCCAGGCCGGCGTAAGCTTCGGCGTACTTCGGGTCCAGTGACTTGGCGCGCTCGAACTCCTGCACGGCCAAATCGAGATTGCCGCGGTCCAGCTCCCGCATGCCCTGGTTGAAGTGGTTATCCGGCGTGTCCAACACCGACTTGGGCTTGATTGCCTTCGGGCCGCACCCCACAAGCCAGAGGACAAGCACGCTTGCCAGCAGCGT from Calditrichota bacterium carries:
- a CDS encoding tetratricopeptide repeat protein translates to MQNRSLKFVATLLASVLVLWLVGCGPKAIKPKSVLDTPDNHFNQGMRELDRGNLDLAVQEFERAKSLDPKYAEAYAGLALVHATKQDFQKAMELVDQALAKNKNSLEARVIKGRIITMRRKGDDWMEEAVKEFKKAAEQYP